A single region of the Epinephelus fuscoguttatus linkage group LG14, E.fuscoguttatus.final_Chr_v1 genome encodes:
- the ttbk2a gene encoding tau-tubulin kinase 2 isoform X1: protein MSGGAEQTDILSVLSLVKERWKVVKKIGGGGFGEIYEALDLLTRVSVALKVESAQQPKQVLKMEVAVLKKLQGKDHVCRFVGCGRNDRFNYVVMELQGRNLADLRRSMTRGTFSISTTLRLGRQILEAIESIHSVGFLHRDIKPSNFAMGRFPSTCRTCYMLDFGLARQFTNSCQEVRPPRPVAGFRGTVRYASVNAHKNKEMGRHDDLWSLFYMLVEFLVGQLPWRKIKDKEHVGKLKDTYDHRLMLKHLPAEFGVFLEHISSLDYFTKPDYQLLMSVFDNSMKTYNVVENDPYDWERTGTDGTLTISASATTPQHHTRLTPAHMGMANASLIPGDLMRENTDEVLQDEQLSDVENNPAPERLPGSPLHPHRNQEADVWEELDRNRNRIRTAVWKGATEEEHSNNQGNHGHQSPYAGPSLGSPVKLPSEVVASDRDGPLLRKLRNIHSFELERRLGLESKPSPDRFVEACSGKQQLGAQHQEKEADGPAIIPVTQGQAVPAGERPDRVWHYDEEFLSGGGSPKPASSGSLEQGEGAASSGGFVALNLSSGRQDVDSREWVMVERPGGSPGAKVTTSPSEEDEEPEVLQPGDQSPGWEKGSPSPNSGKTKQESMASSKGSTKVDKLELSVGPAGALPPITPTSPAEALAEGVLTQLPTSPPSLPEEVAIRTSSPIPLRSPSPHTLLTTLSDPLHLRQPPNMRRSQSVDHQQQERPSSSSSCHASLPLPPNPAPGTCSPSRRKLPAIPAGAANAKFPSVIRITRAQLQQLTAQRPSGLSSQSGSDSAPQCLLLERRGEAEAEAQQVQEHTADISSPQDHVPTHPGTPTDPLAEMLVNGDIHSKAQSPASNRVSSPRSPRSPLPPPLRSPSSPRSPRSPRSPHSPRSPRSPDLANGHLSPPVNSQRDLSNGAFPKLKDPENDPGPTPCATEPQLEDGSRDVNHASDQTNGPTSSPAAPRKDPSRRQSRIPVLEPSSLLELPPPGSAKEKLLQKKANHPGPVPSPTASPSLSDRRGPMVASLARDPLSSTSDRSQDEDSIMGSRSDRQGDDAPSLSSSSSPLSRKSRIPRPVHPATSAEQLAAQFLPRPPPGKPPCRPTAEGRLRRYRIQAGSNSDSDLLTCLAQLMHGSRGSPLHHRSAAQHGGSRMGICSLTSSPHHHRSSSASPRSSSSLQRSVSSSPSRHEHRGGGGGGCLGRSRSPPSFSGSPPPRRFYPHHQETCCSRQARTGPFHLSRGKGCSREGKCSSKLSR, encoded by the exons ATGAGCGGGGGAGCGGAGCAAACTGACATCCTAAGCGTGCTCTCCCTGGTCAAGGAACGATGGAAAGTG GTGAAGAAGATCGGGGGCGGCGGGTTCGGGGAGATCTACGAGGCGCTGGACCTGCTGACGCGGGTCAGCGTGGCGCTGAAGGTGGAGTCGGCCCAGCAGCCCAAACAGGTGCTCAAGATGGAGGTCGCCGTGCTCAAGAAGCTCCAGG GTAAGGACCATGTGTGTCGCTTTGTGGGATGTGGCCGCAACGACCGCTTCAACTACGTGGTGATGGAGCTTCAG GGTCGTAACCTGGCAGACCTGAGGAGGAGTATGACCCGGGGAACCTTCAGCATCAGCACCACCCTGCGTCTGGGCCGCCAGATCCTGGAGGCCATAGAGAGCATCCACTCTGTCGGCTTCCTGCATCGTGACATCAAACCA TCCAACTTTGCAATGGGCCGCTTCCCGAGTACCTGTCGGACCTGCTACATGCTGGACTTTGGTTTAGCTCGCCAGTTCACCAACTCTTGCCAGGAGGTCCGACCT CCCCGTCCAGTGGCAGGATTCAGGGGAACAGTCCGCTATGCATCTGTCAATGCTCACAAGAATAAG GAGATGGGTCGTCACGATGACCTGTGGTCTCTCTTCTACATGCTGGTGGAGTTTCTGGTCGGTCAGCTGCCGTGGAGGAAGATCAAGGACAAA GAACATGTGGGGAAGCTGAAGGATACTTACGACCATCGTCTGATGCTCAAACACTTGCCGGCAGAGTTTGGCGTGTTCTTGGAGCACATCTCAAGCCTCGACTATTTCACGAAGCCGGATTACCAG CTGCTGATGTCAGTGTTTGACAACAGCATGAAAACCTACAATGTCGTGGAGAATGACCCTTATGACTGGGAGCGAACTGGCACTGATGGCACTTTGACAATCAGTGCCAGTGCCACAACACCGCAACATCACACCCGCCTCACTCCGGCACACATGGG CATGGCGAATGCCTCTCTGATCCCTGGCGACCTGATGAGGGAAAACACAGACGAGGTTCTGCAGGACGAACAGCTCAGCGACGTGGAGAACAACCCCGCTCCGGAGCGCCTGCCGGGCTCTCCCCTTCACCCTCACCGCAACCAGGAGGCTGACGTCTGGGAGGAGCTGGACCGCAACCGTAACCGCATCAGGACAGCAGTGTGGAAG GGGGCAACGGAGGAGGAACACAGCAACAACCAGGGCAACCACGGACACCAGAGCCCCTATGCTGGGCCAAGCCTGGGCTCCCCAGTCAAACTGCCCTCTGAGGTGGTGGCTTCAGACCGTGATGGCCCCCTGTTGAGGAAGCTCCGCAATATTCACAGTTTTGAGCTGGAGAGGAGGCTTGGTCTGGAGTCCAAGCCCAGTCCAGACCGCTTCGTGGAGGCCTG CTCAGGGAAGCAGCAGCTTGGCGCCCAGCACCAGGAGAAGGAGGCTGACGGGCCTGCGATCATCCCAGTAACTCAGGGTCAAGCTGTACCTGCCGGGGAGCGGCCTGATAGGGTCTGGCACTACGATGAGGAGTTCTTGTCTGGCGGTGGCTCTCCCAAGCCGGCATCCTCTGGATCTCTGGAGCAGGGAGAGGGGGCAGCCAGCAGTGGGGGCTTTGTGGCCCTCAATCTGAGCTCTGGGAGGCAGGACGTTGACTCAAGGGAGTGGGTGATGGTGGAGCGGCCTGGTGGCTCTCCAGGAGCCAAGGTTACAACCAGCCCCtcggaggaggatgaggagccGGAGGTGCTCCAGCCGGGGGATCAGTCTCCTGGATGGGAAAAGGGCAGTCCAAGCCCTAACTCTGGTAAAACCAAACAAGAAAGCATGGCTTCCTCCAAGGGAagcacaaaagtggacaagttGGAGCTTAGCGTGGGCCCTGCGGGGGCTCTGCCTCCCATCACTCCAACCAGCCCAGCTGAAGCTCTGGCTGAGGGAGTCCTCACCCAG CTCCCCACCTCTCCTCCATCCCTGCCTGAGGAGGTGGCGATCCGGACATCAAGCCCCATCCCTCTGCGCTCTcccagccctcacacactcctGACCACCCTGTCGGACCCGTTGCACCTGCGCCAGCCGCCGAACATGAGGCGCAGCCAGTCCGTCGACCATCAGCAACAGGAgcgcccctcctcctcctcctcctgccacGCCTCCCTACCACTACCACCAAACCCCGCCCCCGGCACCTGCTCACCCAGTCGCAGGAAACTGCCGGCCATCCCGGCGGGCGCTGCCAACGCCAAGTTTCCCTCTGTCATACGCATCACTCGCGCCCAGCTTCAGCAG cTGACGGCTCAGCGTCCCTCTGGGCTGTCCTCGCAGTCAGGATCAGACAGTGCTCCACAGTGCCTCCTGCTGGAGAGGCGTGGTGAAGCTGAAGCTGAGGCTCAGCAGGTGCAGGAGCACACAGCGGACATCAGTTCACCCCAGGACCATGTGCCCACCCATCCAGGGACACCCACAGACCCCCTGGCTGAGATGCTGGTCAATGGAGACATCCACAGCAAAGCTCAAAGCCCCGCGTCAAACCGTGTGTCTTCCCCACGCTCCCCCCGTTCTCCACTCCCGCCTCCTCTGCGCTCACCTTCCTCTCCACGCTCTCCACGCTCTCCACGCTCTCCCCACTCTCCTCGCTCCCCTCGCAGCCCTGATCTTGCCAACGGccacctctctcctcctgttAACAGCCAAAGGGATTTAAGTAATGGAGCATTCCCCAAGCTGAAAGACCCTGAGAATGATCCCGGCCCGACTCCCTGTGCCACAGAGCCTCAGCTAGAAGATGGGAGCAGAGATGTGAACCACGCCTCAGATCAGACCAACGGACCCACTTCCTCCCCGGCTGCCCCCCGTAAGGACCCTAGTCGAAGGCAAAGTCGCATCCCAGTCCTGGAGCCCTCCAGCCTGCTGGAGCTCCCTCCTCCAGGGTCTGCTAAGGAGAAACTCCTGCAGAAGAAAGCTAACCACCCGGGCCCGGTCCCCTCCCCCACTGCCTCACCATCCCTCTCTGATAGGCGTGGCCCCATGGTGGCCTCCCTCGCCCGGGACCCGCTGTCCTCCACATCTGACCGCTCTCAGGACGAGGACTCTATCATGGGCTCCCGTTCTGACCGCCAGGGAGATGATgctccttccctctcctcctcctccagccctcTGTCCCGCAAGAGCAGGATCCCTCGCCCCGTTCACCCAGCTACGTCCGCTGAGCAGCTGGCTGCGCAATTCCTGCCGCGCCCACCCCCTGGAAAGCCACCTTGCCGCCCCACAGCGGAGGGCAG GCTTAGGCGTTACCGCATCCAAGCCGGCAGCAACAGTGACTCAGACCTCCTGACATGCCTTGCTCAGCTGATGCATGGCTCCCGTGGCTCCCCCCTCCACCACCGCTCTGCAGCCCAGCACGGAGGCTCCAGGATGGGCATCTGCAGCCTGACGAGCTCCCCACACCACCACCGCAGCTCCAGCGCTTCCCCGCGCAGCTCCTCCTCCCTGCAGCGCTCTGTCAGCTCCTCGCCCTCCCGCCACGAGCACCGCGGTGGCGGGGGAGGGGGTTGCCTGGGCCGCAGCCGCTCGCCCCCCAGCTTCTCCGGCTCGCCGCCCCCCCGCCGCTTCTACCCTCACCACCAGGAGACTTGCTGCAGCCGCCAGGCTCGCACGGGCCCCTTCCACCTGTCCAGGGGGAAAGGCTGCAGCCGAGAGGGCAAGTGCTCCAGCAAGCTGAGCAGATAG
- the ttbk2a gene encoding tau-tubulin kinase 2 isoform X2, whose protein sequence is MSGGAEQTDILSVLSLVKERWKVVKKIGGGGFGEIYEALDLLTRVSVALKVESAQQPKQVLKMEVAVLKKLQGKDHVCRFVGCGRNDRFNYVVMELQGRNLADLRRSMTRGTFSISTTLRLGRQILEAIESIHSVGFLHRDIKPSNFAMGRFPSTCRTCYMLDFGLARQFTNSCQEVRPPRPVAGFRGTVRYASVNAHKNKEMGRHDDLWSLFYMLVEFLVGQLPWRKIKDKEHVGKLKDTYDHRLMLKHLPAEFGVFLEHISSLDYFTKPDYQLLMSVFDNSMKTYNVVENDPYDWERTGTDGTLTISASATTPQHHTRLTPAHMGMANASLIPGDLMRENTDEVLQDEQLSDVENNPAPERLPGSPLHPHRNQEADVWEELDRNRNRIRTAVWKGATEEEHSNNQGNHGHQSPYAGPSLGSPVKLPSEVVASDRDGPLLRKLRNIHSFELERRLGLESKPSPDRFVEACSGKQQLGAQHQEKEADGPAIIPVTQGQAVPAGERPDRVWHYDEEFLSGGGSPKPASSGSLEQGEGAASSGGFVALNLSSGRQDVDSREWVMVERPGGSPGAKVTTSPSEEDEEPEVLQPGDQSPGWEKGSPSPNSGKTKQESMASSKGSTKVDKLELSVGPAGALPPITPTSPAEALAEGVLTQLTAQRPSGLSSQSGSDSAPQCLLLERRGEAEAEAQQVQEHTADISSPQDHVPTHPGTPTDPLAEMLVNGDIHSKAQSPASNRVSSPRSPRSPLPPPLRSPSSPRSPRSPRSPHSPRSPRSPDLANGHLSPPVNSQRDLSNGAFPKLKDPENDPGPTPCATEPQLEDGSRDVNHASDQTNGPTSSPAAPRKDPSRRQSRIPVLEPSSLLELPPPGSAKEKLLQKKANHPGPVPSPTASPSLSDRRGPMVASLARDPLSSTSDRSQDEDSIMGSRSDRQGDDAPSLSSSSSPLSRKSRIPRPVHPATSAEQLAAQFLPRPPPGKPPCRPTAEGRLRRYRIQAGSNSDSDLLTCLAQLMHGSRGSPLHHRSAAQHGGSRMGICSLTSSPHHHRSSSASPRSSSSLQRSVSSSPSRHEHRGGGGGGCLGRSRSPPSFSGSPPPRRFYPHHQETCCSRQARTGPFHLSRGKGCSREGKCSSKLSR, encoded by the exons ATGAGCGGGGGAGCGGAGCAAACTGACATCCTAAGCGTGCTCTCCCTGGTCAAGGAACGATGGAAAGTG GTGAAGAAGATCGGGGGCGGCGGGTTCGGGGAGATCTACGAGGCGCTGGACCTGCTGACGCGGGTCAGCGTGGCGCTGAAGGTGGAGTCGGCCCAGCAGCCCAAACAGGTGCTCAAGATGGAGGTCGCCGTGCTCAAGAAGCTCCAGG GTAAGGACCATGTGTGTCGCTTTGTGGGATGTGGCCGCAACGACCGCTTCAACTACGTGGTGATGGAGCTTCAG GGTCGTAACCTGGCAGACCTGAGGAGGAGTATGACCCGGGGAACCTTCAGCATCAGCACCACCCTGCGTCTGGGCCGCCAGATCCTGGAGGCCATAGAGAGCATCCACTCTGTCGGCTTCCTGCATCGTGACATCAAACCA TCCAACTTTGCAATGGGCCGCTTCCCGAGTACCTGTCGGACCTGCTACATGCTGGACTTTGGTTTAGCTCGCCAGTTCACCAACTCTTGCCAGGAGGTCCGACCT CCCCGTCCAGTGGCAGGATTCAGGGGAACAGTCCGCTATGCATCTGTCAATGCTCACAAGAATAAG GAGATGGGTCGTCACGATGACCTGTGGTCTCTCTTCTACATGCTGGTGGAGTTTCTGGTCGGTCAGCTGCCGTGGAGGAAGATCAAGGACAAA GAACATGTGGGGAAGCTGAAGGATACTTACGACCATCGTCTGATGCTCAAACACTTGCCGGCAGAGTTTGGCGTGTTCTTGGAGCACATCTCAAGCCTCGACTATTTCACGAAGCCGGATTACCAG CTGCTGATGTCAGTGTTTGACAACAGCATGAAAACCTACAATGTCGTGGAGAATGACCCTTATGACTGGGAGCGAACTGGCACTGATGGCACTTTGACAATCAGTGCCAGTGCCACAACACCGCAACATCACACCCGCCTCACTCCGGCACACATGGG CATGGCGAATGCCTCTCTGATCCCTGGCGACCTGATGAGGGAAAACACAGACGAGGTTCTGCAGGACGAACAGCTCAGCGACGTGGAGAACAACCCCGCTCCGGAGCGCCTGCCGGGCTCTCCCCTTCACCCTCACCGCAACCAGGAGGCTGACGTCTGGGAGGAGCTGGACCGCAACCGTAACCGCATCAGGACAGCAGTGTGGAAG GGGGCAACGGAGGAGGAACACAGCAACAACCAGGGCAACCACGGACACCAGAGCCCCTATGCTGGGCCAAGCCTGGGCTCCCCAGTCAAACTGCCCTCTGAGGTGGTGGCTTCAGACCGTGATGGCCCCCTGTTGAGGAAGCTCCGCAATATTCACAGTTTTGAGCTGGAGAGGAGGCTTGGTCTGGAGTCCAAGCCCAGTCCAGACCGCTTCGTGGAGGCCTG CTCAGGGAAGCAGCAGCTTGGCGCCCAGCACCAGGAGAAGGAGGCTGACGGGCCTGCGATCATCCCAGTAACTCAGGGTCAAGCTGTACCTGCCGGGGAGCGGCCTGATAGGGTCTGGCACTACGATGAGGAGTTCTTGTCTGGCGGTGGCTCTCCCAAGCCGGCATCCTCTGGATCTCTGGAGCAGGGAGAGGGGGCAGCCAGCAGTGGGGGCTTTGTGGCCCTCAATCTGAGCTCTGGGAGGCAGGACGTTGACTCAAGGGAGTGGGTGATGGTGGAGCGGCCTGGTGGCTCTCCAGGAGCCAAGGTTACAACCAGCCCCtcggaggaggatgaggagccGGAGGTGCTCCAGCCGGGGGATCAGTCTCCTGGATGGGAAAAGGGCAGTCCAAGCCCTAACTCTGGTAAAACCAAACAAGAAAGCATGGCTTCCTCCAAGGGAagcacaaaagtggacaagttGGAGCTTAGCGTGGGCCCTGCGGGGGCTCTGCCTCCCATCACTCCAACCAGCCCAGCTGAAGCTCTGGCTGAGGGAGTCCTCACCCAG cTGACGGCTCAGCGTCCCTCTGGGCTGTCCTCGCAGTCAGGATCAGACAGTGCTCCACAGTGCCTCCTGCTGGAGAGGCGTGGTGAAGCTGAAGCTGAGGCTCAGCAGGTGCAGGAGCACACAGCGGACATCAGTTCACCCCAGGACCATGTGCCCACCCATCCAGGGACACCCACAGACCCCCTGGCTGAGATGCTGGTCAATGGAGACATCCACAGCAAAGCTCAAAGCCCCGCGTCAAACCGTGTGTCTTCCCCACGCTCCCCCCGTTCTCCACTCCCGCCTCCTCTGCGCTCACCTTCCTCTCCACGCTCTCCACGCTCTCCACGCTCTCCCCACTCTCCTCGCTCCCCTCGCAGCCCTGATCTTGCCAACGGccacctctctcctcctgttAACAGCCAAAGGGATTTAAGTAATGGAGCATTCCCCAAGCTGAAAGACCCTGAGAATGATCCCGGCCCGACTCCCTGTGCCACAGAGCCTCAGCTAGAAGATGGGAGCAGAGATGTGAACCACGCCTCAGATCAGACCAACGGACCCACTTCCTCCCCGGCTGCCCCCCGTAAGGACCCTAGTCGAAGGCAAAGTCGCATCCCAGTCCTGGAGCCCTCCAGCCTGCTGGAGCTCCCTCCTCCAGGGTCTGCTAAGGAGAAACTCCTGCAGAAGAAAGCTAACCACCCGGGCCCGGTCCCCTCCCCCACTGCCTCACCATCCCTCTCTGATAGGCGTGGCCCCATGGTGGCCTCCCTCGCCCGGGACCCGCTGTCCTCCACATCTGACCGCTCTCAGGACGAGGACTCTATCATGGGCTCCCGTTCTGACCGCCAGGGAGATGATgctccttccctctcctcctcctccagccctcTGTCCCGCAAGAGCAGGATCCCTCGCCCCGTTCACCCAGCTACGTCCGCTGAGCAGCTGGCTGCGCAATTCCTGCCGCGCCCACCCCCTGGAAAGCCACCTTGCCGCCCCACAGCGGAGGGCAG GCTTAGGCGTTACCGCATCCAAGCCGGCAGCAACAGTGACTCAGACCTCCTGACATGCCTTGCTCAGCTGATGCATGGCTCCCGTGGCTCCCCCCTCCACCACCGCTCTGCAGCCCAGCACGGAGGCTCCAGGATGGGCATCTGCAGCCTGACGAGCTCCCCACACCACCACCGCAGCTCCAGCGCTTCCCCGCGCAGCTCCTCCTCCCTGCAGCGCTCTGTCAGCTCCTCGCCCTCCCGCCACGAGCACCGCGGTGGCGGGGGAGGGGGTTGCCTGGGCCGCAGCCGCTCGCCCCCCAGCTTCTCCGGCTCGCCGCCCCCCCGCCGCTTCTACCCTCACCACCAGGAGACTTGCTGCAGCCGCCAGGCTCGCACGGGCCCCTTCCACCTGTCCAGGGGGAAAGGCTGCAGCCGAGAGGGCAAGTGCTCCAGCAAGCTGAGCAGATAG